A genomic segment from Spinacia oleracea cultivar Varoflay chromosome 3, BTI_SOV_V1, whole genome shotgun sequence encodes:
- the LOC130469897 gene encoding uncharacterized protein — protein MPHYSRFMRDILSGKRTCSTYETVHLTEHCSALISSDFPPKLKDPGSFSIPCSIQELKFDNALCDLGASVSILPFKIYKKLRLGDLTPTPMSLQLADCSVMFPLGRVDDVPLVMGKLTFLVDFIVLDIDEDAHTPIILGRPFLATAGALIDVQGGLITLKAGDARLFSSLQLMNIVALR, from the coding sequence ATGCCACATTATTCTCGGTTCATGAGAGACATTTTGAGCGGCAAAAGGACTTGTAGCACTTATGAAACCGTGCACCTAACGGAGCATTGTAGTGCTTTGATCTCAAGTGATTTTCCCCCAAAGCTCAAGGATCCCGGGAGCTTCTCGATTCCTTGTAGCATCCAAGAGCTTAAGTTTGATAACGCTCTATGTGATTTGGGGGCAAGTGTAAGTATTTTGCCGTTCAAAATCTATAAGAAACTTAGACTTGGCGATCTCACCCCTACCCCTATGTCCTTGCAATTAGCCGATTGCTCGGTTATGTTTCCATTGGGTAGAGTTGATGATGTTCCCCTAGTGATGGGGAAGTTGACTTTTCTTGTTGACTTCATCGTCTTGGATATCGATGAGGATGCCCATACCCCTATTATTCTAGGGAGGCCATTCTTGGCTACGGCGGGTGCTCTCATCGATGTTCAAGGTGGCCTTATCACCTTGAAGGCGGGAGATGCAAGGTTATTTTCAAGCTTGCAATTGATGAACATTGTTGCTCTAAGATGA